GGCGCCCCCGGAGCAGGACTGGGAGGCCACCCCGCCTCCGCCGCAGCAGCCCGCCGCCTGGGACCCGCCGCAGCAGCCCGAGCCGTGGGACCAGCCGCAGCAGCCCCCCGTGCAGGAGGAGCCGCGCCGCGGGGGCCTGTTCGGCGGGCTCTTCGGCGGCGGCCGCAACCGCCCGCCGGTGGACCGCCCGCCGCGCAAGCCCACCGCGCTGGAGGAGGTCTACCGCCCGCGGGAGGCCGGCACCTGGATGGACACCCAGGCCTGGGGTGCCGCCCACGGCTGGACCCCCAGCGACGGCACCGGCCCGCAGGACGCCCCGCTCGTCGCCCTGACCCGCAGCGCCCCGGTCCGCCCGGCCAAGAGCGAGGTCCCCAGCAACGTCCTGCGCGGCCGGGACGCCGGCCTGGACCTGGTCGCCTTCGACATCGTCTCCCCGGTCGGCCAGGCCTGGGTGGCCACCCACGCCGTCACCGCGGCCCCCGTGCTCGGCGGTGCGCCGGCCTTCCGGCTGACCCCCGCCCGCTTCTGGCGGCACGGCACCGGCGGCCAGCTGCAGATCCCCAGCGGTGACCCCGAGTTCGACCAGCGCTGGGTGCTGCTGGTGCCCGAGGACGGCCCGCAGGTGCGCCGGCTGGTCGAGGACCCGGTGGTCCGGCAGGCCCTGCTGGGCTCCGACGACGGCGACGAGCTGTGGTCGGCCGAGGGCTTCGTGGCCGCCGTCCGGCCCGACGGCAACCGCCCGCTGCTCATCCAGCACCACGCCCGGATCCTGGCCGCGGTCACCGCCGCGCTGGCCAGCGCGTACTGAGCCCGCCCTGACCACCACCGACCAGCCCGAGTCACCCACCGCGGGGCTGCGCGAGCTGCTGCCCCTGCTGCGCCCGCACCGGCGGGCGCTGATCGCGGCCGCCCTGCTCTCGCTGGTGTCGGCGGCGGCCGCGCTCACCCAGCCGCTGCTGGTGTCGCGGGTGATCACCGCGGTGGGGGCGCAGACGCCCCTGCTGCCGGTGGTGGCGACCCTGGTCGTCGTCCTGGTCGCGGCCGCGGTGCTCGGTGCCGGCCAGCAGTACCTGCTGCAGCGCACCGCCGAGGGCGTCGTCCTCACCACCCGGCGGACGCTGGCCGACCGGTTGCTCCGGCTCCCGGTCGCCGAGTACGACCGGCGGCGCACCGGGGACCTGATGAGCCGGGTCGGCTCGGACACCACCCTGCTGCGTTCGGCGGTGACCAGCGGGGTGGTGGAGATCGGCGGCTCGCTGGTCGTCGGCATCGGCGCGCTGATCGCGATGGCGCTGGTCGACGGCCTGTTGCTGCTGGTCACCCTGGCCAGCGTCAGCATCGGCGTGGGGGTGGCCATCGCCGCTGCCCGCCGGGTGCGGGTGCTCTCCCGCCAGGCCCAGGAGCAGGTCGGCGCGATGAGCGCCGCGGTGGAACGGTCGTTGTCGGCAGTGCGCACCATCCGGGCCAGCGGGGCCACCGGCCGCGAGGTGGCCACCGTGGGGTCCTCGGCGGAGAAGGCGTTCTCCGCCGGCGTCGCCGTCGCCCGGCTGCAGGCGCTGGTGTCCCCGGCCAGCGGCATCGCCGTGCAGGGCGCGTTCCTGGCGGTGCTCGGCCTGGGCGGCTACCGGGTGGCCACCGGCGCGATCGAGGTCGCCGACCTGGTCGCCTTCATCCTCTACCTGTTCCTGCTGGTCATGCCGTTGGGTCAGGTCATCCGGGCCTACACCGAGCTGCAGACCGGGCTCGGCGCACTCGCCCGCGTGCAGGAGGTGCTGTCGCTGACCCCCGAACGGGACGACGTCGCCGAGCGGCCCGGCACCACCACGTCCCCGCGGCTGCCGGCGGCCGGTGACCCGGTCCCCCTGCTGGAGCTCCGCGACGTCGACTTCGGCTACCCGGACGGCACCCGGGTGCTCTCCGGGGTCTCCTTCGCCGTCCCGGCCGGCACCCGCACGGCGCTGGTCGGGCCCTCGGGCGCGGGCAAGTCCACCCTCCTGGCGCTGGTCGAGGGCTTCTACCCGATCAGCGGCGGGTCGGTCCGCTGGGCGGGCGCCGACGTGCGGGAGCTGCCGCGCGCCCAGCTGCGGGCCGCGATCGGCTACGTCGAGCAGGAGGCCCCGGTGCTGGCCGGCACCATCCGGGAGAACCTGCTGCTCGCCGCCCCGGACACCCCGGAGCCCGCGCTCTGGGCGGCGTTGGCCGACGTCGGCCTGACCCCGGTGGTCACCCGGTCACCCCTGGGCCTGGACGTGGCGGTCGGCGACGACGGCGTGCTGCTCTCCGGCGGGGAGCGGCAGCGGCTGGCGATCGCCCGCTCGCTGCTGGCCCGCCCGGCGTTGCTGCTGCTCGACGAGCCGACGGCCAGCCTGGACGCCCGCAACGAGACCCTGCTGCGGCAGACCCTGGCCACCGCCGCCCAGGACCGGGCCCTGCTCGTCGTGGCCCACCGGCTGTCCACGGTGCGGGACTCCGACCAGATCGTGGTGCTCGACGGGGGCCGGGTGGTCGCCGTCGGCACGCACGACGAGCTGGTCGAGACCGACCCGCTCTACCGCGAGCTGGCCACGGCTCAGCTGCTGGTCTGACCCGCCAGCGCGGCCCGGACGGCGTCCTCGAAGCCCAGCCGGGGCGGGGCGTCGAGGACCGACCAGACCCCGTCGTCCGCGGCGACGACGGTGTTGGGCAGCGACTCGACCAACGAGCGGGCCAGCTCCCGGGACACCGGGGTGAGCGCGGCGACGCCCCAGGCGGCCAGAGCCGGGCCGGCGTCCGGCACCCGCAGGAAGCGCCGGCGCCCGAGCCCGGCGACCGCGGCGTAGCGCTGCACCAGCTCGGCGTAGGTCAGCACGTCCGGGCCGGCGAGGGCGAACGCACCGTGCACCTCGGCCGGCAGGGTCGCGCAGCCGACCAGGGCGGTGACGACGTCGCGCAGGGCGACCGGCTGCACCCGGGTCTCCACCCACCCGGGGGCGGGGAGGACGGGCAGCCGTTCCGTCACGTGCCGCAGCATCTCGAAGCTCGCCGAGCCCGGGCCGACCACCATGGCCGCGCGCAGCACGACGGTGGGCACCCCGGACTCCAGCAGCAGCGCACCCACCTCCTCGCGGGAGAGCAGGTGCGCCGAGAGCGCCTCGTCGGCCGGTCGGGGTCCGCCCAGGTAGACCAGCCGGCGCACCCCGGCGCCCCGGGCCGCGCGGGCGACCACCCGGGCCGTCGCGCGGTCGGCCGCGGCGAACCCGGGTCCGGTGTCCAGGGCGTGCACCAGCCAGTGGACGACGTCGACCCCGGCGCAGGCCCGGGCCACCAGGTCGGCGTCGGCGGCGTCCCCGACGACCACCTCGACGTCGTCCAGCCAGGGCCGCCCGGCCAGCCGGTCGGCGTCCCGGGTGAGCACCCGGACGCGGTGCCCGGCGCCCAGCAGCGCCGGGACCAGCGCACCCCCGACGTGTCCGGAGGCACCGGTCACCAGGCACACGGGGTCGTGGGTCACCCGGCCGATTCTGGCCTGGTCCTGCCCCATCCGCCTCACCCGTCCGTGGAGGGCGCGGGAGGGGCGGGGACGGGAGGGGTGGTGGACGGCCTCACGATCAAGGCTCACGGACGACGTCAGGGCGTGGACGGCGCATCCTGGTGGCAGGGACCCGGTACGATCGAGGGGTCACACCGCCAGCAGCCCGCCGTGTGCCTCCCTGAGCCCCTGCCGCACCGCCGCGGCCGGTCACCACGGGGGCCCGTGCGGCGTCGCGCGAGAGAAGGGCCCCACGTGGTCGCTCGACCCAGCACTGAGTCCCAGGAGCAGCAGAACGCCTACTCCGGCAGCTCGATCACCGTCCTCGAGGGGCTCGAGGCGGTCCGCAAGCGCCCCGGCATGTACATCGGCTCCACCGGCATCCGCGGCCTGCACCACATGGTGCAGGAGGTCGTGGACAACGCCGTGGACGAGGCGCTGGCCGGCTTCTGCGACACCGTCGAGGTCACCCTGCTCGACGACGGCGGCGTGCGGGTCGTGGACAACGGCCGTGGCATCCCGGTCGACATCCACCCGGTGGAGAAGCGGCCCACCGTCGAGGTCGTCATGACGATCCTGCACGCCGGCGGCAAGTTCGACGGCAAGTCCTACGGCGTCTCCGGCGGTCTGCACGGCGTCGGCGTCACCGTGGTCAACGCACTGTCCACCGAGGTGGACGTGACCATCTGGCGCAACGGCATGGAGTACCACCAGCGCTACCGCGACACCGTGCCCGGCCCGCTCGAGGAGGTCGGCCCCACCGAGCGGCGCGGCACCTCGATCACCTTCTGGTCCGACGGGTCGATCTTCGAGACCACGGTCTACGACTACGACACGATCCGCCGTCGGCTGCAGGAGATGGCGTTCCTGAACAAGGGCCTGACCATCAAGCTGCGCGACGAGCGCCGCACGCAGGTCGAGGCCGAGGCCGCCGCCGAGGACATCCTGACCCTGGCCGCCGAGCCCGCGGTCGAGGACGGCAAGCCCTTCGAGCCGACCGAGGTGACCTACAAGTACGACGGTGGCCTGGCCGACTACGTGGCGCACCTGAACGCCAAGAAGGACGCCATCCACAAGTCCATCGTCAGCTTCGGCGCCGAGGGCGTCGGCAAGAACGACATGGCCATGAGCGTCGACGTCGCGATGCAGTGGTCCAGCGCGTACTCCGAGTCGGTGCACACGTTCGCCAACGTGATCAACACCCACGAGGGCGGCACCCACGAGGAGGGCTTCCGCGCGGCGCTGACCTCGATCGTCAACCGCTACGCGGTGGACAAGAAGATCCTCAAGGACAAGCCCGAGGACAAGCTGACCGGCGAGGACATCCGCGAGGGCCTGGCCGCGATCGTCTCGGTGAAGCTCGGCGACCCGCAGTTCGAGGGCCAGACGAAGACCAAGTTGGGCAACACCGAGGTCAAGGGCTTCGTGCAGAAGACCTGCAACGAGCAGATCAGCCACTGGTTCGAGGCCAACCCCGGCGAGGCCAAGACGATCATCACCAAGGCCAGCTCGGCCGCCCGGGCCCGCCGCGCCGCGCAGGACGCCCGCAAGCTGGCCCGCAAGAGCCCGCTGAACTCCACCGGCCTGCCGGGCAAGCTCGCCGACTGCCGCTCCACCGACCCGCGCAACTCCGAGGTCTACATCGTGGAGGGCGACTCGGCCGGCGGTTCGGCCAAGTCCGGCCGCGACTCGATGTACCAGGCGATCCTGCCCATCCGCGGCAAGATCATCAACGTCGAGAAGGCCCGCATCGACCGGGTGCTGAAGAACACCGAGGTCCAGGCGATGATCACCGCCTTCGGCACCGGCATCCACGACGAGTTCGACATCGCCAAGCTCCGTTACCACAAGATCATCCTGATGGCGGACGCCGACGTCGACGGCCAGCACATCCGCACGCTGCTGCTGACCCTGCTGTTCCGCTTCATGCGCCCGCTGGTCGAGGCCGGCTACGTCTACCTGGCCAACCCGCCGCTGTACAAGATCAAGTGGGGCGCCAAGCTCGGCGACGAGTACGTCTACACCGACGCCGAGCGCGACGCCCTGCTCAAGGCCCGGGCCGCCGAGGGCCGCAAGCTGCCCAAGGAGGACGCGATCCAGCGCTTCAAGGGCCTGGGCGAGATGGACGCCAAGGAGCTGTGGGAGACCACGATGAACCCGGAGTCCCGGATCCTCTCGCTGGTCACCCTGGACGACGCGGCCGCCGCCGACGAGCTCTTCAGCATCCTGATGGGCGAGGACGTCGAGGCACGGCGGTCCTTCATCACCCGCAACGCCAAGGACGTCCGCTTCCTCGACGTGTGACCTGGCGTTTGTCCCCCGCTGTGCATCGACTTGTGGAGAACTGAACCGTGACGGAGACCCCCAGCCGCGACCGGATCGAACCGGTCGACCTGCAAGAGGAGATGCAGCGCAGCTACATCGACTACGCGATGAGCGTCATCGTCGGTCGAGCGCTGCCCGAGGTGCGTGACGGGCTCAAGCCCGTGCACCGCCGCGTCCTCTTCGCGATGTACGACCAGGGCTTCCGCCCCGACCGGGCCACCGTCAAGTGCGCCCGCGTCGTCGGCGAGGTGATGGGCAACTACCACCCGCACGGTGACTCCTCGATCTACGACGCCCTCGTGCGGCTGGCCCAGCCCTGGTCGATGCGGTACCCGCTGATCGACGGCCAGGGCAACTTCGGCTCCCCGGGCAACGACCCGGCCGCCGCGATGCGGTACACCGAGGCCCGGCTGACGCCGCTGGCGATGGAGATGCTCGCCGACATCGGCGAGGACACCGTCGACTTCC
This sequence is a window from Geodermatophilaceae bacterium NBWT11. Protein-coding genes within it:
- a CDS encoding ABC transporter ATP-binding protein, whose amino-acid sequence is MRELLPLLRPHRRALIAAALLSLVSAAAALTQPLLVSRVITAVGAQTPLLPVVATLVVVLVAAAVLGAGQQYLLQRTAEGVVLTTRRTLADRLLRLPVAEYDRRRTGDLMSRVGSDTTLLRSAVTSGVVEIGGSLVVGIGALIAMALVDGLLLLVTLASVSIGVGVAIAAARRVRVLSRQAQEQVGAMSAAVERSLSAVRTIRASGATGREVATVGSSAEKAFSAGVAVARLQALVSPASGIAVQGAFLAVLGLGGYRVATGAIEVADLVAFILYLFLLVMPLGQVIRAYTELQTGLGALARVQEVLSLTPERDDVAERPGTTTSPRLPAAGDPVPLLELRDVDFGYPDGTRVLSGVSFAVPAGTRTALVGPSGAGKSTLLALVEGFYPISGGSVRWAGADVRELPRAQLRAAIGYVEQEAPVLAGTIRENLLLAAPDTPEPALWAALADVGLTPVVTRSPLGLDVAVGDDGVLLSGGERQRLAIARSLLARPALLLLDEPTASLDARNETLLRQTLATAAQDRALLVVAHRLSTVRDSDQIVVLDGGRVVAVGTHDELVETDPLYRELATAQLLV
- a CDS encoding NAD(P)H-binding protein, whose protein sequence is MGQDQARIGRVTHDPVCLVTGASGHVGGALVPALLGAGHRVRVLTRDADRLAGRPWLDDVEVVVGDAADADLVARACAGVDVVHWLVHALDTGPGFAAADRATARVVARAARGAGVRRLVYLGGPRPADEALSAHLLSREEVGALLLESGVPTVVLRAAMVVGPGSASFEMLRHVTERLPVLPAPGWVETRVQPVALRDVVTALVGCATLPAEVHGAFALAGPDVLTYAELVQRYAAVAGLGRRRFLRVPDAGPALAAWGVAALTPVSRELARSLVESLPNTVVAADDGVWSVLDAPPRLGFEDAVRAALAGQTSS
- the gyrB gene encoding DNA topoisomerase (ATP-hydrolyzing) subunit B — its product is MVARPSTESQEQQNAYSGSSITVLEGLEAVRKRPGMYIGSTGIRGLHHMVQEVVDNAVDEALAGFCDTVEVTLLDDGGVRVVDNGRGIPVDIHPVEKRPTVEVVMTILHAGGKFDGKSYGVSGGLHGVGVTVVNALSTEVDVTIWRNGMEYHQRYRDTVPGPLEEVGPTERRGTSITFWSDGSIFETTVYDYDTIRRRLQEMAFLNKGLTIKLRDERRTQVEAEAAAEDILTLAAEPAVEDGKPFEPTEVTYKYDGGLADYVAHLNAKKDAIHKSIVSFGAEGVGKNDMAMSVDVAMQWSSAYSESVHTFANVINTHEGGTHEEGFRAALTSIVNRYAVDKKILKDKPEDKLTGEDIREGLAAIVSVKLGDPQFEGQTKTKLGNTEVKGFVQKTCNEQISHWFEANPGEAKTIITKASSAARARRAAQDARKLARKSPLNSTGLPGKLADCRSTDPRNSEVYIVEGDSAGGSAKSGRDSMYQAILPIRGKIINVEKARIDRVLKNTEVQAMITAFGTGIHDEFDIAKLRYHKIILMADADVDGQHIRTLLLTLLFRFMRPLVEAGYVYLANPPLYKIKWGAKLGDEYVYTDAERDALLKARAAEGRKLPKEDAIQRFKGLGEMDAKELWETTMNPESRILSLVTLDDAAAADELFSILMGEDVEARRSFITRNAKDVRFLDV